A window of Hevea brasiliensis isolate MT/VB/25A 57/8 chromosome 14, ASM3005281v1, whole genome shotgun sequence contains these coding sequences:
- the LOC110643693 gene encoding transcription factor bHLH130 isoform X2 → MSLLYSPSFNYQDGELRRNQELMDLNHHNYHQEQHQHNSGLMRYRSAPSSFIESLVNGTSGHGGNGGGGGIEVEDSQYFRPSSPEMDAMLARFMSTYNGSGDSNSQNLKEYGERPAMKQEMDDSQMVYQSSPVNNLANNGNSVDVSNSLDSTFGVMNSMALEKSMQASKMSTVNGSNLVRQNSSPAGFFYNLGVDNGFTVTEDVGGFRACNGLNGEANPSNSRLSNHLNFPSGQRLLPQIAEIGDENPGTSSPEGNTRKRQYMNFANDTWDDSSSNDFKRFRSNDENVFSGLYMMGNQSENSGNRVTGLTHHLSLPKTAAEMATVEKFLQFQGSIPCKIRAKRGCATHPRSIAERVRRTRISERMRKLQDLFPNMDKQTSTADKLDLAVEYIKELQKQVETLKDTRAKCMCSSKQKQYSNSSA, encoded by the exons ATGAGTCTTTTGTATAGTCCTAGTTTCAACTACCAAGATGGAGAATTGAGAAGGAATCAAGAACTCATGGATTTGAATCACCATAATTATCATCAAGAGCAACACCAGCATAATTCAGGCCTAATGCGTTATCGGTCAGCACCAAGCTCATTTATTGAGAGCCTTGTCAATGGCACCAGTGGCCATGGGGGTAATGGTGGCGGCGGTGGCATTGAAGTCGAAGATTCTCAGTATTTCCGACCTTCGAGCCCTGAGATGGATGCAATGTTGGCAAGATTTATGTCAACATATAATGGTTCAGGGGATTCCAATTCTCAGAATTTGAAAGAATATGGAGAAAGACCAGCAATGAAGCAAGAAATGGATGATTCACAAATGGTTTATCAAAGTTCACCAGTCAATAATTTGGCTAATAATGGAAATTCTGTGGATGTCAGCAATTCTCTGGATAGCACTTTCGGTGTTATGAATTCAATGGCTCTGGAGAAATCTATGCAGGCTTCAAAGATGAGTACTGTGAATGGATCCAATCTTGTTAGGCAAAACAGCTCTCCAGCTGGATTTTTCTACAACCTAGGCGTTGACAATG GCTTCACTGTAACAGAAGATGTGGGTGGTTTTCGAGCTTGCAATGGCTTGAATGGAGAAGCTAATCCATCAAATAGTAGGTTAAGCAATCATCTAAATTTCCCTTCAGGGCAGAGGCTGTTGCCTCAGATTGCTGAAATTGGAGATGAAAACCCTGGTACAAGTAGTCCTGAAGGGAACACTAGAAAGAGACAGTACATGAATTTTGCAAATGACACATGGGATGATTCTTCATCGAATGACTTTAAGCGGTTTAGAAGTAATGATGAGAATGTGTTTTCTGGCCTATACATGATGGGCAATCAG AGTGAGAATTCTGGAAATCGCGTGACGGGTTTGACTCACCACCTGAGCTTGCCTAAGACAGCTGCAGAGATGGCTACCGTAGAGAAGTTTCTGCAATTTCAAGGTTCTATTCCCTGCAAGATTCGAGCGAAAAGGGGCTGCGCTACTCACCCTCGAAGCATCGCAGAGAGG GTAAGAAGAACACGAATTAGTGAAAGAATGAGAAAACTGCAAGATCTTTTCCCAAACATGGACAAG CAAACTAGCACAGCTGATAAGTTAGATTTAGCAGTTGAGTACATTAAAGAACTTCAAAAACAGGTCGAG ACCCTCAAAGATACTAGAGCAAAGTGCATGTGTTCTAGTAAACAGAAACAGTATTCAAATTCTTCTGCTTGA
- the LOC110643693 gene encoding transcription factor bHLH130 isoform X1: MMYGILGGFQGPSEQEDMSLLYSPSFNYQDGELRRNQELMDLNHHNYHQEQHQHNSGLMRYRSAPSSFIESLVNGTSGHGGNGGGGGIEVEDSQYFRPSSPEMDAMLARFMSTYNGSGDSNSQNLKEYGERPAMKQEMDDSQMVYQSSPVNNLANNGNSVDVSNSLDSTFGVMNSMALEKSMQASKMSTVNGSNLVRQNSSPAGFFYNLGVDNGFTVTEDVGGFRACNGLNGEANPSNSRLSNHLNFPSGQRLLPQIAEIGDENPGTSSPEGNTRKRQYMNFANDTWDDSSSNDFKRFRSNDENVFSGLYMMGNQSENSGNRVTGLTHHLSLPKTAAEMATVEKFLQFQGSIPCKIRAKRGCATHPRSIAERVRRTRISERMRKLQDLFPNMDKQTSTADKLDLAVEYIKELQKQVETLKDTRAKCMCSSKQKQYSNSSA; the protein is encoded by the exons ATGATGTATGGTATTCTTGGTGGTTTTCAGGGACCCTCAGAACAAGAAGACATGAGTCTTTTGTATAGTCCTAGTTTCAACTACCAAGATGGAGAATTGAGAAGGAATCAAGAACTCATGGATTTGAATCACCATAATTATCATCAAGAGCAACACCAGCATAATTCAGGCCTAATGCGTTATCGGTCAGCACCAAGCTCATTTATTGAGAGCCTTGTCAATGGCACCAGTGGCCATGGGGGTAATGGTGGCGGCGGTGGCATTGAAGTCGAAGATTCTCAGTATTTCCGACCTTCGAGCCCTGAGATGGATGCAATGTTGGCAAGATTTATGTCAACATATAATGGTTCAGGGGATTCCAATTCTCAGAATTTGAAAGAATATGGAGAAAGACCAGCAATGAAGCAAGAAATGGATGATTCACAAATGGTTTATCAAAGTTCACCAGTCAATAATTTGGCTAATAATGGAAATTCTGTGGATGTCAGCAATTCTCTGGATAGCACTTTCGGTGTTATGAATTCAATGGCTCTGGAGAAATCTATGCAGGCTTCAAAGATGAGTACTGTGAATGGATCCAATCTTGTTAGGCAAAACAGCTCTCCAGCTGGATTTTTCTACAACCTAGGCGTTGACAATG GCTTCACTGTAACAGAAGATGTGGGTGGTTTTCGAGCTTGCAATGGCTTGAATGGAGAAGCTAATCCATCAAATAGTAGGTTAAGCAATCATCTAAATTTCCCTTCAGGGCAGAGGCTGTTGCCTCAGATTGCTGAAATTGGAGATGAAAACCCTGGTACAAGTAGTCCTGAAGGGAACACTAGAAAGAGACAGTACATGAATTTTGCAAATGACACATGGGATGATTCTTCATCGAATGACTTTAAGCGGTTTAGAAGTAATGATGAGAATGTGTTTTCTGGCCTATACATGATGGGCAATCAG AGTGAGAATTCTGGAAATCGCGTGACGGGTTTGACTCACCACCTGAGCTTGCCTAAGACAGCTGCAGAGATGGCTACCGTAGAGAAGTTTCTGCAATTTCAAGGTTCTATTCCCTGCAAGATTCGAGCGAAAAGGGGCTGCGCTACTCACCCTCGAAGCATCGCAGAGAGG GTAAGAAGAACACGAATTAGTGAAAGAATGAGAAAACTGCAAGATCTTTTCCCAAACATGGACAAG CAAACTAGCACAGCTGATAAGTTAGATTTAGCAGTTGAGTACATTAAAGAACTTCAAAAACAGGTCGAG ACCCTCAAAGATACTAGAGCAAAGTGCATGTGTTCTAGTAAACAGAAACAGTATTCAAATTCTTCTGCTTGA
- the LOC110643683 gene encoding beta-amyrin 28-monooxygenase encodes MELFFLIALTIFIIIVTFPIVALLHRPSFTNLPPGKMGLPYIGESLEFLSTGRKGHPEKFISDRMARYSPQLFRTSILGEQTAVVCGAQGNKFLFSNENKLVTAWWPNSILKLFPSSAHSSIQAEGMRMRKMLPNFLKPEALQRYISVMDSMAQRHFEDFWEGKEQVTVYPLAKFYTFTVACKVFLSMDDSKHVTKFATPFNDMASGIISIPIDLPGTSFHRGIKASKIIRNEMLAMIKQRRKDLAENKASPMQDILLHMLVATDEDGQRLGDVGIADKIISLLIGGHDTASATITFVVKFLSELPEIYNNVLKEQLEILKSKAPGELLNWEDIQKMKYSWNVACEVMRLAPPLQGSFREALHDVNYAGFSIPKGWKLYWSTHTTHKNPQYFPQPEKFDPSRFEGSGPAPYTFVPFGGGPRMCPGKEYARLEILVFMHNIVRRFKWEKAIPDEKIVVDPMPIPAKGLPVHLYPQKHE; translated from the exons ATGGAGTTGTTCTTTCTTATTGCCTTAACCATTTTCATTATCATTGTTACTTTCCCAATTGTTGCTCTCTTGCACAGGCCAAGTTTCACTAACCTCCCACCAGGCAAGATGGGCTTGCCATACATAGGAGAGAGCCTGGAATTCCTTTCCACAGGAAGAAAAGGTCATCCTGAAAAGTTTATATCAGATAGAATGGCCAGATACTCTCCTCAACTTTTCAGGACTTCAATTCTCGGTGAACAAACCGCAGTCGTCTGTGGTGCTCAAGGCAATAAGTTCTTGTTCTCTAATGAGAACAAGCTTGTCACTGCTTGGTGGCCTAATTCAATATTGAAACTCTTCCCTTCCTCTGCTCATAGCTCTATCCAAGCAGAAGGTATGAGAATGAGAAAGATGTTACCTAACTTTCTCAAACCTGAGGCCTTGCAGAGATACATAAGTGTAATGGATTCGATGGCACAAAGACATTTTGAGGACTTCTGGGAAGGGAAGGAACAAGTGACTGTATATCCACTTGCAAAGTTTTATACTTTCACAGTTGCTTGTAAAGTGTTCCTGAGCATGGATGATTCAAAACATGTCACCAAGTTTGCTACTCCTTTCAATGATATGGCCTCAGGAATCATTTCCATTCCCATTGATTTGCCTGGAACATCTTTCCATCGCGGAATCAAAGCCTCAAAGATTATCAGGAACGAGATGTTGGCAATGATCAAGCAAAGGAGGAAGGATCTTGCTGAGAATAAAGCTTCTCCAATGCAAGATATACTTTTACATATGTTGGTAGCAACTGATGAAGATGGGCAGCGCTTGGGGGATGTTGGGATAGCTGATAAGATCATCTCTCTGCTCATTGGAGGCCATGACACAGCAAGTGCTACCATCACTTTCGTGGTCAAGTTTCTTTCTGAGCTCCCTGAGATCTACAACAATGTTCTGAAAG AGCAATTGGAGATTTTAAAATCAAAAGCACCAGGGGAGTTATTGAACTGGGAAGACATCCAGAAGATGAAATACTCATGGAATGTGGCCTGTGAGGTGATGAGATTAGCCCCACCTCTACAAGGTTCCTTCAGAGAAGCCTTACATGACGTCAACTATGCTGGCTTCTCCATTCCAAAGGGATGGAAA TTATATTGGAGCACACATACAACACACAAGAATCCTCAATACTTTCCACAACCTGAAAAATTCGACCCTTCAAGATTTGAAGGATCAGGACCGGCACCTTACACATTTGTTCCATTTGGAGGAGGGCCAAGAATGTGCCCTGGAAAAGAGTACGCAAGATTGGAAATACTAGTTTTCATGCATAATATAGTGAGGAGGTTCAAGTGGGAGAAAGCGATTCCTGATGAAAAAATTGTTGTAGACCCCATGCCAATACCTGCTAAAGGGCTTCCAGTTCATCTCTATCCTCAAAAACACGAGTAA